One Cotesia glomerata isolate CgM1 linkage group LG8, MPM_Cglom_v2.3, whole genome shotgun sequence genomic window carries:
- the LOC123270577 gene encoding 60S ribosomal protein L37a: MAKRTKKVGITGKYGTRYGASLRKMVKKMEITQHSKYTCTFCGKDAMKRSVVGIWSCKRCKRTVAGGAWVYSTTAAASVRSAVRRLREVKEQ; encoded by the exons atg gcTAAGCGTACCAAGAAGGTTGGAATCACCGGGAAATATGGGACCCGTTATGGTGCTTCCCTCAGGAAGATGGtgaaaaaaatggaaatcACCCAGCACAGTAAATACACTTGCACATTCTGCGgcaag GATGCCATGAAACGCAGTGTAGTCGGTATCTGGTCCTGCAAAAGGTGCAAGAGAACCGTAGCTGGAGGTGCTTGGGTCTACTCAACAACCGCAGCTGCTTCTGTCAGATCAGCAGTCAGAAGATTGCGTGAAGTTAAGGAACAATAA